A single window of Acetohalobium arabaticum DSM 5501 DNA harbors:
- a CDS encoding MTH938/NDUFAF3 family protein, translated as MVKWLLILGTGKSGIMKVPQRLQTKLQELGIEVVIATTDDAVEIFNRRYDTDDQKAAAGFHLTC; from the coding sequence TTGGTAAAATGGTTATTAATTCTTGGTACTGGGAAAAGTGGGATAATGAAAGTGCCGCAGAGGTTACAAACGAAACTACAAGAATTAGGGATTGAAGTTGTAATAGCAACTACTGATGATGCTGTGGAAATATTTAATCGTAGATATGATACTGATGATCAAAAAGCAGCTGCTGGTTTTCACCTGACATGTTAA
- a CDS encoding outer membrane lipoprotein-sorting protein, which produces MKRIMIVTLIMVLVLSMSGLVSAQELSGDDVLDKVEESIDAQSSQVKLRMELYNESGSKRTRELEAYTKDGEYDKALICFLAPASVKDTAFLSQEKKSDDEDMYLYMPALGNVRKIAGSQKNGSFVGTDFSYNDLSILGGGKYKEDYQATILDEDDKEYLLRLVPTDEDIEYKFVKMWVQKSNWFPTKLEFYDKDKELYKELISEDIKERSGYWTAEKMTMKDLDEGSKTVIYLDEITYDLELNDRIFTVRYLRR; this is translated from the coding sequence ATGAAGAGAATAATGATAGTAACATTAATTATGGTTTTAGTCTTGAGTATGAGTGGGTTAGTGTCAGCACAGGAGTTAAGCGGCGATGATGTATTAGATAAGGTAGAGGAGTCAATCGATGCTCAATCATCCCAGGTTAAGTTAAGAATGGAGCTGTATAATGAGTCAGGCAGTAAGCGGACTAGAGAGCTTGAAGCTTATACTAAGGATGGCGAGTATGATAAGGCTTTGATCTGCTTTTTAGCTCCAGCCAGCGTTAAGGATACTGCATTTTTATCCCAGGAAAAGAAGAGTGATGATGAGGATATGTATCTCTATATGCCGGCGCTGGGTAATGTCAGAAAGATAGCCGGTAGCCAGAAGAACGGTAGCTTTGTAGGAACAGATTTTAGTTATAATGATCTATCAATTTTGGGTGGGGGGAAGTATAAAGAAGATTATCAAGCTACAATTTTAGATGAGGATGATAAAGAATATTTATTGAGATTGGTACCTACTGATGAGGATATAGAATATAAGTTTGTTAAGATGTGGGTCCAGAAAAGTAATTGGTTTCCAACTAAACTAGAGTTTTATGATAAAGATAAGGAACTCTATAAAGAATTAATCAGTGAAGATATAAAAGAGAGATCCGGTTACTGGACAGCGGAGAAGATGACTATGAAGGATCTAGATGAAGGTTCCAAAACAGTAATCTATCTGGATGAAATTACTTATGATTTAGAGCTGAATGACCGTATCTTTACAGTTAGATACTTAAGACGGTAA
- a CDS encoding TetR/AcrR family transcriptional regulator — MNSKQEKIFTAAIEKFSQKGSTNTTMQEIAETAGVGKGTLYRYFKNKEDLIFSLIKYGIDEMASKVKEAVENVQDPVKKLEIVIEVQLEFYNQYRGFCKFLTREIWGPQSKFEEHIKEIRTNNTVIIEDIISQGIEEGKLKGINAELGAVSLSGMINITALHWFMFHESFPVEKIKENLISLYFDGIII, encoded by the coding sequence ATGAATTCTAAACAGGAGAAGATATTTACTGCTGCCATTGAGAAGTTTTCGCAGAAAGGATCAACCAATACTACGATGCAGGAGATAGCCGAAACAGCTGGAGTAGGTAAAGGAACTCTATACCGCTATTTTAAGAATAAAGAGGATCTTATATTTTCATTGATCAAGTACGGTATTGATGAAATGGCAAGTAAAGTTAAAGAGGCTGTAGAGAATGTCCAAGATCCAGTTAAGAAGCTGGAGATAGTGATTGAGGTCCAATTAGAATTTTATAATCAATACCGTGGCTTCTGTAAGTTTTTGACTCGAGAAATCTGGGGTCCTCAAAGTAAATTTGAGGAGCATATTAAAGAGATTAGAACCAATAATACTGTTATTATTGAAGACATTATTAGCCAGGGAATTGAAGAGGGAAAACTAAAAGGAATAAATGCTGAATTGGGTGCAGTTTCTTTAAGTGGAATGATTAACATTACTGCTCTGCATTGGTTTATGTTTCACGAAAGCTTTCCGGTTGAAAAGATAAAGGAAAATTTGATTTCTCTTTACTTTGATGGGATTATTATTTAA
- a CDS encoding CBS domain-containing protein, translating into MQLITGHKGTDFDSLAAMVAASKLYPEATMVFPGRLSQNVKDFMSLYKDRISVKRPNQLQTELEQNLIDSLIIVDTRLANRLGELKYLAFDSEVELIIYDHHPELDEELTGAWELIEPVGAVTSLLCQQIERRGLEITSFEATLFMLGIYEDTGSLMFNSTTSTDAAAVSFLLENDANLSVVNQFIERPLSSIQQDLFTQLLDSLQAYELDGLEVDVYKAELDEYIGGIAYLTQKLDDLNQADVLFTLVRLDNKILIVARSNVDTLDVSTIVTEYGGGGHRRAASAMVRDKKLALSQLEEEIITMVEEKMEPLVLAGDIMSSPVQTITPDKSMEEAEEKMLCYGHSGLIVTEDEDLVGVISRRDVDKVKQHDLMHAPVKGYMSRQVVTIREDTTFKDIQQKLVEYDIGRLPVLNRNNELVGIVTRSDVLRVLYGEADYIKGMQNRYGCSMVEVSQQTFNVKNILKKMESEEYKLLSEIGKIADNLELDVYIVGGFVRDLILGVENFDFDIVVEGNGIKFARELAEELEGEVIEEHQEFGTACVATRLGLKLDVASCRVEYYQSPGALPEVEASDLKQDLFRRDFTLNALAIKLNSERFGKLIDFFGGKEDLEAGLIRILHNFSFIDDPTRIFRALRFVNRYDFELGQITRELMEHAIDQKVVEGVSLGRLSNELELILKEETAAEILSDLEEFDLLKFFHPQLSWTAKQSKLASEIPWAERWVEELEIEEELAVWQLYLLLLVNPLSVAEAKSLLTELKISNDIIAKVEFIKESDKEKLELLREFNVQPSEVYNSLKSLSLEELVYLVIVSENTEVKDWIEFYLLELRRIELQVTGKDIIELGYEPGPCFEKALQAVKTKKLNGELETYEAERNYLEKYLICLKEEDN; encoded by the coding sequence GTGCAGTTAATAACTGGTCATAAAGGTACTGATTTTGATTCTCTGGCTGCTATGGTAGCAGCAAGTAAATTATATCCTGAAGCTACTATGGTCTTTCCCGGTAGGTTAAGCCAGAATGTTAAGGATTTTATGTCTCTTTATAAAGATCGGATTTCCGTTAAACGGCCTAATCAATTACAGACTGAACTGGAGCAGAATTTAATAGATAGCTTAATTATTGTTGATACCAGACTTGCTAATAGATTAGGAGAATTAAAGTATTTAGCCTTTGATTCTGAAGTAGAGTTGATAATTTATGACCACCATCCAGAGCTTGATGAAGAATTAACAGGAGCTTGGGAGTTAATAGAGCCAGTAGGAGCAGTTACCAGTCTTCTCTGTCAGCAGATTGAAAGGCGAGGATTAGAAATTACTTCTTTTGAAGCTACATTATTTATGTTAGGAATCTATGAAGATACCGGAAGCTTAATGTTTAATTCGACTACTTCCACTGATGCGGCAGCTGTTTCCTTTTTACTTGAAAATGATGCTAATTTATCAGTAGTAAACCAGTTTATTGAACGTCCATTGAGTTCAATTCAACAAGATTTATTTACTCAGCTGCTTGATTCTCTACAGGCTTATGAGTTGGATGGTTTAGAAGTAGATGTCTATAAAGCAGAACTGGATGAATATATCGGAGGTATTGCTTACTTAACTCAGAAATTGGATGATTTAAATCAGGCTGATGTACTCTTTACTTTAGTACGGTTAGATAATAAAATATTAATTGTAGCCAGGAGTAATGTAGATACTTTAGATGTATCTACAATTGTGACTGAATACGGTGGAGGGGGCCATAGGCGGGCAGCATCAGCTATGGTTAGGGATAAAAAGCTTGCCTTAAGCCAGCTTGAAGAAGAAATAATTACCATGGTAGAAGAGAAGATGGAGCCTTTAGTATTAGCCGGGGATATTATGTCCAGTCCGGTACAAACTATTACTCCGGATAAATCTATGGAAGAAGCAGAAGAAAAGATGCTCTGTTATGGTCATTCAGGATTGATAGTTACAGAAGATGAAGACTTAGTTGGAGTTATTTCGCGTAGGGATGTAGATAAAGTAAAACAGCATGATTTGATGCATGCTCCAGTTAAAGGATATATGTCGCGGCAGGTAGTAACGATTAGAGAAGATACCACCTTTAAAGATATTCAGCAGAAATTAGTAGAGTATGATATTGGACGTCTGCCGGTGTTGAATAGAAATAATGAATTGGTTGGAATTGTTACCCGCAGTGATGTTTTGCGGGTATTATACGGAGAAGCAGATTATATTAAGGGGATGCAGAATCGGTACGGCTGTAGTATGGTTGAAGTTTCTCAGCAGACATTCAATGTTAAGAATATACTTAAGAAGATGGAGTCTGAAGAATATAAATTATTATCAGAGATCGGAAAAATTGCTGATAATCTAGAACTTGATGTTTACATTGTAGGCGGTTTTGTTCGGGATTTAATTCTAGGAGTAGAGAATTTTGATTTTGATATTGTAGTAGAGGGTAACGGAATTAAGTTTGCCAGAGAGTTAGCAGAAGAGTTGGAAGGAGAAGTTATTGAAGAACATCAGGAGTTTGGTACAGCTTGTGTAGCTACGAGGCTGGGATTGAAACTGGATGTTGCCAGCTGCAGAGTGGAGTATTATCAATCTCCTGGGGCTTTACCTGAAGTAGAAGCAAGTGACTTAAAGCAGGACTTATTCAGGCGTGACTTTACTCTAAATGCTTTGGCTATTAAATTGAATTCTGAAAGATTTGGTAAGTTGATTGATTTCTTCGGCGGTAAAGAGGATTTGGAGGCAGGTTTAATCCGGATTCTGCATAACTTTAGTTTTATTGATGATCCTACCCGTATCTTTAGAGCTTTAAGATTTGTTAATCGGTATGATTTTGAATTAGGGCAGATAACCAGAGAGTTAATGGAGCATGCTATTGATCAGAAAGTAGTAGAAGGAGTATCTTTGGGAAGGTTGAGTAATGAGCTGGAGTTAATTCTTAAAGAAGAGACAGCAGCTGAAATACTATCTGATTTAGAAGAGTTTGATTTATTGAAATTCTTTCATCCGCAGCTTAGCTGGACGGCTAAGCAATCTAAATTAGCTTCTGAGATCCCCTGGGCTGAAAGATGGGTAGAAGAATTAGAGATTGAAGAGGAATTGGCTGTCTGGCAGCTTTATTTACTGCTTTTAGTTAATCCTTTATCTGTGGCTGAAGCTAAAAGTTTGTTGACTGAGTTAAAGATATCCAATGATATCATCGCCAAAGTTGAATTCATAAAAGAAAGTGATAAAGAGAAATTAGAATTACTTAGAGAGTTTAATGTACAGCCAAGTGAAGTTTATAATAGTCTGAAATCTTTAAGTTTAGAAGAATTAGTCTATTTAGTAATAGTTAGTGAAAATACAGAGGTCAAGGACTGGATTGAATTTTATCTTCTGGAATTAAGAAGGATAGAACTGCAGGTAACAGGTAAAGATATTATTGAACTAGGATATGAGCCTGGTCCTTGTTTTGAGAAGGCATTACAGGCAGTTAAAACTAAAAAGTTAAATGGAGAGTTAGAAACTTATGAGGCTGAAAGAAATTATCTTGAAAAGTATTTGATTTGTTTAAAAGAGGAGGATAATTAA
- the asrB gene encoding anaerobic sulfite reductase subunit AsrB, whose product MGDNCDCKNELQPEPYLITDIIRETEIEYTFRVKADIMPKPGQFFQLSLPKVGEAPFSVSGIGENWLEFTIRKVGKVTSEAFKLKPGDNLFMRGPYGNSFPVDKYKGEDIVVIAGGTGVCAVKSLLQYFYKNYADVNSVHFLTGFKDKASILYSEELEKYREKFSNTIYSLDNEEIDGFETGFVTEYIDQVPFADFADYQVVIVGPQPMMDAAAAECLEQGVAEDRIWVSMERNMSCGVGKCGHCKIDDTYVCLDGPVFNYTKAKNLID is encoded by the coding sequence ATGGGGGATAATTGTGATTGTAAAAATGAATTGCAGCCAGAACCTTATTTGATAACAGATATTATCCGCGAAACAGAAATTGAATATACCTTTAGAGTAAAAGCTGATATAATGCCTAAGCCGGGACAGTTTTTCCAGCTTTCGCTGCCTAAAGTTGGGGAGGCTCCTTTTTCTGTCAGCGGCATTGGTGAAAATTGGCTTGAATTTACGATTAGAAAAGTAGGTAAGGTTACTAGTGAAGCTTTCAAACTTAAACCAGGAGATAATTTATTTATGCGCGGACCTTATGGTAATTCCTTTCCTGTAGATAAGTATAAAGGTGAAGATATAGTAGTGATTGCTGGTGGAACAGGGGTTTGTGCTGTTAAAAGTCTGCTGCAGTATTTTTATAAAAATTATGCTGATGTAAATTCTGTTCATTTCTTAACCGGTTTTAAAGATAAAGCAAGTATTTTATACAGTGAGGAGTTAGAAAAATACCGTGAAAAGTTTTCCAATACTATTTATTCCTTAGATAATGAAGAGATTGATGGCTTTGAAACAGGATTTGTAACAGAATATATTGATCAGGTTCCTTTTGCTGACTTCGCGGATTATCAAGTAGTGATTGTCGGTCCGCAGCCGATGATGGATGCAGCAGCAGCTGAATGTTTAGAGCAAGGAGTAGCAGAAGATAGAATCTGGGTTTCCATGGAACGGAATATGTCCTGTGGTGTAGGTAAGTGCGGTCACTGTAAAATAGATGATACTTATGTCTGTTTAGATGGGCCGGTATTTAACTACACAAAAGCGAAGAACTTAATTGATTAA
- a CDS encoding site-2 protease family protein, which translates to MEIAQFILLVPILLFSLSIHEYSHGKMADFLGDPTPKMTGRLTLNPLAHLDLMGALVLLITRRFGWAKPVQVNPRYFSNPRQGMMYVGLAGPGANILLAVLFSLFLKFFAIPFGLPRVIGMFLQIGVALNLGLAIFNLLPLPPLDGSKILRGLLPRKYDSTLQQIEGYGPFILLFLVFTGLLHNIIGPIWAFFYNILL; encoded by the coding sequence ATGGAGATTGCCCAATTTATACTTTTAGTTCCAATATTATTATTTTCTTTATCTATTCATGAGTATTCTCATGGAAAGATGGCTGATTTTTTGGGAGATCCTACTCCCAAAATGACAGGACGGCTAACCTTAAATCCACTGGCCCATCTGGATTTAATGGGGGCTTTAGTACTACTTATTACACGCCGGTTTGGTTGGGCTAAACCGGTGCAGGTGAATCCGCGCTATTTTTCGAATCCCAGACAGGGAATGATGTATGTTGGTTTGGCAGGACCAGGAGCTAATATATTATTAGCTGTATTATTTTCTTTATTCCTTAAATTCTTTGCTATACCTTTTGGTCTACCTAGGGTAATTGGAATGTTTCTGCAGATAGGAGTGGCGCTGAATTTAGGTTTAGCGATCTTTAATTTACTTCCGCTGCCGCCGTTAGATGGATCAAAAATACTGCGGGGATTGCTGCCTCGAAAGTATGATAGTACTCTACAACAGATTGAAGGTTATGGCCCATTTATTTTATTATTTTTAGTTTTTACCGGTCTGTTACATAATATTATTGGACCTATCTGGGCTTTCTTTTATAATATATTATTATGA
- the trpS gene encoding tryptophan--tRNA ligase, with protein sequence MATKGRIFSGMRPTGKLHLGHLIGVLNNWKDLQDDYDCTFGVVDWHALTTKYDQTEDIKQNRREMVIDWISAGIDPDKSIIYVQSDIPEIAELHLLLSMLVSVSRLERLPTYKDQVRELEVKDSVPFGLLEYPILMAADILIHKADTIPVGEDQLPHIEITREIARRFNHLYGETFPEPEPKLGEVPKLLGLDGRKMSKSYGNAIYLADEKEEIGDKVNQMVTDPERIRLDDPGHPEVCSVYDYHGIFNSEEVDEIKVNCKNADLGCRDCKVRLTEVLTDYLADIHKKRAELEENPEMIDEILAEGAQEARKRTKETIKEVRAAMNLS encoded by the coding sequence ATGGCAACTAAAGGAAGAATCTTCAGTGGGATGCGTCCTACAGGTAAGCTGCATCTAGGACATTTAATTGGAGTATTGAATAACTGGAAGGATCTACAAGATGATTATGACTGTACTTTTGGAGTAGTTGACTGGCATGCTTTAACAACTAAGTATGACCAGACGGAAGATATAAAACAGAACCGCAGAGAGATGGTTATTGATTGGATTAGTGCGGGAATTGATCCTGATAAAAGCATTATCTATGTTCAGTCTGATATTCCAGAGATTGCAGAATTACATTTATTATTATCAATGTTGGTATCAGTTTCTCGGTTAGAAAGACTGCCGACCTACAAAGATCAGGTACGGGAGTTAGAGGTGAAAGACTCAGTTCCTTTTGGACTACTGGAGTATCCAATTTTGATGGCAGCAGATATCTTAATCCATAAAGCAGATACAATACCCGTTGGAGAGGATCAACTGCCTCATATTGAGATCACTAGAGAGATTGCTAGACGGTTTAATCATCTTTATGGAGAAACTTTTCCTGAGCCAGAGCCTAAATTAGGTGAGGTACCGAAGCTATTGGGATTAGATGGGCGTAAGATGAGCAAAAGCTATGGTAATGCTATCTATCTAGCAGACGAGAAAGAAGAAATAGGAGATAAGGTTAATCAGATGGTAACTGATCCAGAACGAATTAGATTGGATGATCCCGGGCATCCAGAAGTCTGTTCTGTCTATGATTATCACGGTATCTTTAATTCAGAAGAAGTAGATGAGATTAAGGTGAACTGTAAGAATGCTGATTTAGGCTGTAGGGACTGTAAAGTAAGATTAACGGAAGTGTTGACTGATTATCTGGCGGATATTCATAAAAAGCGAGCAGAATTGGAAGAAAATCCGGAGATGATCGATGAAATTTTAGCTGAAGGTGCCCAGGAAGCACGCAAAAGAACTAAAGAAACAATTAAAGAAGTACGGGCAGCAATGAATCTAAGTTAA
- the asrA gene encoding anaerobic sulfite reductase subunit AsrA yields the protein MSYRVNTERMDEILLELQSDYKVYAPVRFEGRGRYSGTDVIRYEEINSVKDVVYDEKSDISPKEIIHPITQRLFYFTEHEYKESKVYDKEILIFARPCDINGIERLDTIFLENGDNEDKYYKRLRDKVKFVLMECKEGWDTCFCTSMEANKTDNYSLAIRFEEDELLIEVKDDEFEHLFSTQEETEFTPQFPISNQTTVDIPEINSEELLAEVYELEMWKDYNDRCESCGACTAACITCSCFTTSDVTYTENGDAGERRRVWASCLHEDFTEMAGGDSFRNTPGERMRFRTLHKIYDYQKRFGEEHMCVGCGRCTDRCNELISFSATINRLSEEVAKLKNKEVK from the coding sequence ATGAGTTATCGTGTAAACACGGAAAGAATGGATGAAATCTTACTAGAATTACAAAGTGATTACAAAGTATATGCTCCAGTACGTTTTGAAGGGCGAGGGCGTTATTCTGGCACTGATGTAATTCGCTATGAAGAGATTAATTCAGTTAAAGATGTAGTTTATGATGAAAAATCTGATATTTCGCCCAAAGAAATAATTCATCCAATTACGCAAAGATTATTCTATTTTACGGAGCATGAGTATAAAGAAAGTAAGGTGTATGATAAAGAAATTCTGATTTTTGCTCGACCATGTGACATTAATGGCATTGAAAGATTGGATACTATTTTTTTGGAGAATGGAGATAATGAAGATAAGTACTATAAACGCTTAAGGGATAAGGTGAAATTTGTTTTAATGGAGTGTAAAGAAGGCTGGGATACCTGTTTTTGTACTTCTATGGAGGCTAATAAAACGGATAATTATAGTTTAGCCATTAGATTCGAGGAAGATGAGTTGTTAATTGAAGTTAAAGATGATGAATTTGAACATCTATTTTCTACTCAAGAAGAAACTGAATTCACTCCTCAATTTCCTATCTCTAATCAAACGACAGTAGATATTCCCGAAATTAATAGTGAAGAATTACTAGCAGAAGTTTATGAACTTGAAATGTGGAAGGATTATAATGATCGGTGTGAAAGCTGTGGTGCTTGTACTGCTGCTTGTATAACCTGCAGCTGCTTTACTACTTCTGATGTTACTTATACTGAAAATGGAGATGCAGGCGAACGAAGAAGAGTATGGGCTAGCTGTCTTCATGAGGACTTTACGGAAATGGCTGGAGGAGATAGCTTTAGAAATACTCCCGGAGAAAGAATGAGATTCAGAACACTGCATAAAATTTATGATTACCAGAAGCGATTTGGAGAAGAACATATGTGTGTTGGTTGTGGACGTTGTACCGATAGATGTAATGAGCTAATTTCCTTTTCTGCAACTATCAATCGATTAAGTGAAGAAGTAGCTAAATTAAAAAATAAGGAGGTTAAGTAG
- a CDS encoding segregation and condensation protein A: MSYEVKIDAFEGPIPLLLHLIKQEEVEIYDISIAEITAQYLDYIEAMQELNLEIASEFLVMAADLIEIKINTLLPDDSSEESEEEKVDPRQQLINRLLEYKKYKDLADRLRNQEKRYRKSYTRNLESVLTEIDAEETEVNPLENISLEEFVTTFEELVSEMLEEEQEQKEKETDDKLSHLNREEITIQERMDQLDQQLQQKREIDFAELFAGDYTRLEVVVTFMALLELMKQHKVGIRQEQVFGEIEIHLLDK, translated from the coding sequence ATGAGTTATGAGGTAAAGATTGATGCTTTTGAGGGGCCTATTCCTCTTTTGCTCCACTTAATTAAGCAGGAAGAGGTTGAAATTTATGATATTTCCATTGCTGAAATCACAGCCCAGTACTTAGACTATATAGAAGCAATGCAGGAATTAAATCTGGAGATAGCCAGTGAATTTCTGGTAATGGCAGCTGATTTAATTGAGATTAAGATCAATACGCTACTTCCTGATGACTCCAGTGAAGAAAGTGAGGAAGAGAAGGTTGATCCAAGACAGCAGTTAATCAACCGGTTGCTAGAATATAAGAAGTATAAAGATTTAGCAGATCGGCTGAGAAATCAAGAAAAGAGGTATAGAAAGAGCTATACTAGAAATTTAGAATCTGTCTTAACTGAGATTGATGCTGAGGAAACTGAAGTAAATCCCTTAGAAAATATTTCATTAGAGGAGTTTGTTACTACCTTTGAAGAGCTAGTAAGTGAAATGTTAGAAGAAGAACAGGAACAGAAAGAGAAAGAAACGGATGATAAGCTGTCCCATTTAAATAGAGAAGAGATTACTATTCAGGAGAGAATGGATCAATTAGACCAGCAGTTACAGCAGAAAAGAGAGATTGATTTTGCTGAATTATTTGCTGGCGATTATACTAGATTGGAAGTAGTAGTTACTTTTATGGCTTTATTAGAGCTGATGAAGCAGCATAAAGTAGGTATTAGGCAGGAGCAGGTCTTTGGTGAGATTGAGATTCACCTGCTTGATAAGTGA
- the lysA gene encoding diaminopimelate decarboxylase: MVLHGTMEVNEKGNLEVGGCDVTNIATEYGTPLYILDEEELRDNCRAYRQAFEEWYPNSETIYASKAFMSLTICKIVEEEGLGLDVVSGGELYTALEADFPTDKIYFHGNNKTPEELEMVLNEEIGRIVVDNNYELELLNELADQQGKRADILIRVTPGVEAHTHSYIQTGQTDSKFGVGIQNGLALETVKKAVELENIDVKGIHCHIGSQIFNLESFEVAVDVMLDFVEEVKIETGLVMEELNIGGGIGIKYTDKDQSVSIDQYAELVAKAIKQKCEEINIPLPKIINEPGRSIIGTAGSTIYTVGSIKNIPDVRKYVAVDGGMPDNIRPALYEAEYEAIVANKANRKPEEVVSITGKCCESGDMLIWDIELPEMEPGDVLLTPCTGAYGYAMANNYNSLPKPGVVLINNGQVEEIIRGERYEDLVAKEEIPARLK, translated from the coding sequence ATGGTATTACATGGAACAATGGAAGTAAATGAAAAAGGAAATTTAGAAGTTGGAGGATGTGATGTAACTAACATAGCTACAGAATATGGGACGCCGCTATATATTCTTGATGAAGAGGAGCTTAGAGATAACTGTCGGGCATATCGCCAGGCTTTTGAAGAATGGTATCCCAACTCAGAAACTATTTATGCTAGTAAGGCTTTTATGTCGCTTACAATCTGTAAAATTGTTGAAGAAGAAGGATTAGGTTTAGATGTTGTATCAGGCGGTGAATTATATACTGCTTTGGAAGCAGACTTTCCGACAGATAAGATCTACTTTCACGGCAATAATAAGACTCCTGAGGAGTTAGAGATGGTCTTAAATGAAGAAATAGGTCGAATCGTAGTCGATAATAATTATGAACTGGAACTGTTGAATGAATTAGCAGACCAGCAGGGAAAAAGAGCAGATATATTAATTAGAGTTACTCCGGGTGTTGAGGCCCATACTCATAGTTATATCCAAACAGGCCAGACGGATTCCAAGTTCGGAGTTGGTATTCAGAATGGATTGGCCTTAGAAACAGTTAAGAAGGCTGTTGAATTAGAAAATATAGATGTCAAGGGAATTCACTGCCATATTGGTTCCCAGATCTTTAATCTGGAGTCTTTTGAGGTAGCAGTTGATGTAATGCTTGATTTTGTAGAAGAAGTTAAGATCGAAACCGGATTAGTAATGGAAGAATTGAATATAGGCGGCGGTATTGGAATTAAGTATACTGATAAGGATCAATCAGTAAGTATTGATCAGTATGCTGAGTTAGTAGCTAAAGCTATTAAACAGAAGTGTGAAGAGATTAATATTCCCCTACCTAAGATAATCAACGAACCGGGACGGTCAATTATCGGAACAGCAGGATCAACTATTTATACAGTAGGTTCCATTAAGAATATTCCTGATGTTCGAAAGTATGTAGCAGTTGACGGCGGAATGCCTGATAATATTCGGCCGGCTCTTTATGAAGCAGAGTATGAAGCCATTGTAGCTAATAAAGCCAACCGGAAGCCTGAGGAAGTAGTTTCGATTACCGGTAAATGTTGCGAATCAGGAGATATGTTAATCTGGGATATTGAATTGCCTGAAATGGAGCCGGGAGATGTTCTATTAACTCCTTGTACCGGTGCCTACGGCTATGCAATGGCCAATAATTATAATAGTCTACCTAAACCGGGAGTCGTACTGATTAATAACGGTCAGGTAGAGGAGATTATCCGGGGAGAAAGATATGAAGATCTGGTAGCAAAAGAAGAGATTCCTGCTCGATTAAAGTAA
- a CDS encoding acylphosphatase — protein sequence MNRDSEMLRLHIFISGRVQGVGFRNFIRTKAEELNLTGWIKNLEDGRVEAVFAGRENKVKEISAAVQTGPSLARVDNVDSKQEEYVDEFDKFRIVF from the coding sequence ATGAATAGAGATTCTGAGATGTTAAGACTACATATCTTTATTTCTGGTCGAGTACAGGGGGTTGGTTTTAGAAACTTTATCCGCACTAAAGCGGAGGAATTGAATCTTACCGGTTGGATAAAGAATTTAGAAGATGGCCGAGTAGAAGCAGTTTTTGCTGGTAGAGAGAATAAGGTAAAAGAAATCTCTGCAGCGGTTCAAACAGGACCAAGCTTGGCCCGGGTGGATAATGTAGATTCTAAACAGGAGGAGTATGTGGACGAATTTGATAAGTTTCGAATAGTATTTTAA
- the scpB gene encoding SMC-Scp complex subunit ScpB codes for MKNNPEALIEALLFTAVEPLKPKEIKKVTELSLSEIEAAIDNLAAEYDNPSRGVELLEINQGYQLRTKPAYQSYINQLHQPEVNKQLTQASLETLTIIAYKQPVTRAEIEDIRGVNVSKALKTLQQRGLIAELGRKDTIGNPIIYGTSDKFLEYFGLSDLNELPEPEDFSNLDEEDILEDEELQ; via the coding sequence ATGAAGAATAATCCTGAAGCTTTGATTGAAGCTCTGCTCTTTACCGCTGTTGAACCTCTTAAGCCTAAGGAAATTAAGAAGGTAACTGAGTTAAGCCTGTCTGAGATTGAAGCTGCTATTGATAATTTGGCAGCTGAATATGATAACCCAAGCCGGGGAGTTGAATTATTAGAAATAAATCAAGGCTATCAATTGAGGACTAAACCGGCTTATCAATCCTATATAAATCAGCTACATCAGCCGGAGGTTAACAAACAGCTTACTCAAGCATCATTAGAAACACTGACGATTATTGCCTATAAACAGCCAGTAACCCGAGCTGAAATCGAGGATATTCGCGGAGTTAATGTCAGTAAAGCTTTAAAGACGTTACAACAGAGGGGATTAATTGCAGAGTTAGGACGAAAAGATACAATTGGGAATCCAATTATTTATGGTACGAGTGATAAATTTTTAGAGTACTTTGGATTAAGTGATTTAAATGAACTGCCAGAACCAGAGGATTTTTCGAATTTAGATGAAGAAGATATTTTAGAAGATGAGGAGCTGCAGTAG